A genome region from Glutamicibacter arilaitensis Re117 includes the following:
- a CDS encoding type I restriction-modification system subunit M → MALKKSDLYSSLWSSADELRGSMDASQYKDYVLTLLFVKYVSDKAKEDKSSLIYVPDDGSFDYLVSLKGKPDVGEKVNIAVRRLAEENDLLGVINNADFDDPTKLGDAKELQVKVSNLIGIFQDMDFTGSKAEGDDLLGDAYEYLMRHFATQSGKSKGQFYTPAEVSRVMAQLLQIPASTPKSTTVYDPTCGSGSLLIKVADAAPNGLSIYGQENDNATWALARMNMILHGNETHDLRQGNTLADPKFINSGSLQTFDYLVANPPFSVKTWTNGFDSSYGRFDGFGTPPDKNGDYAFLLHMIKSLRPRGKGVVVLPHGVLFRGNSEARIRTELIKRGYIKAIIGLPTNLFYGTGIPACLIVIDKQDAQARTGIFMIDASKGFAKDGPKNRLRPRDMHKIVDAFTGSKEIARYSRMVPISEITDPKNNYNLNIPRYIDSSAPEDIQDLCAHMQGGIPNSDLEALQPYWDAFPSLRSELFAPLRDGYSELKVQTGEIRSIVTGTGEYERFVRDTANTVDQWLTSKRTVLESIVSSTKPADLIHDISEVLLAVFRSRPLIDEYGVYEQVMSYWNQVMHDDVSLIVSEGWSKAAQPRIARAWKDKNNKPKYEDAQIVFGTGAKAQRWVMDLLPPEYVIARYFSAEQSELDRLTEARDASTLKIAEYVEEHAVEGGLLFDAADDEGNLNNAAAKAALKDLKITKGDPDEIVALTKVIALYTAETKAKGSVKDATIALNEIAIKKYKTLTEEEVRNLIIDDKWGATLQQQVNGEVIALGQTLVTRLRVLGTRYEQTLPEFESRIELLSARVTAHLALMGVQR, encoded by the coding sequence GTGGCGCTAAAGAAATCTGATCTGTACTCCTCGCTGTGGAGCAGCGCCGACGAACTGCGCGGTTCGATGGACGCCAGCCAGTACAAGGATTACGTCCTCACCCTACTTTTCGTGAAGTACGTCTCGGACAAAGCCAAGGAAGACAAGTCGTCACTGATCTACGTCCCCGACGACGGTTCCTTCGACTACTTGGTCTCGCTCAAGGGTAAGCCTGACGTTGGTGAGAAGGTCAACATCGCAGTCCGCCGTCTGGCCGAAGAAAACGACTTGCTGGGCGTCATCAATAACGCGGACTTCGACGATCCCACTAAATTGGGTGACGCCAAGGAATTGCAAGTCAAAGTTTCGAACCTGATTGGCATATTCCAGGATATGGACTTCACTGGCTCTAAAGCCGAGGGAGACGATCTGCTGGGCGATGCGTATGAGTACCTGATGCGTCACTTCGCCACTCAGTCCGGCAAGAGCAAGGGGCAGTTTTACACTCCCGCCGAGGTCTCAAGGGTTATGGCTCAGTTACTCCAAATCCCAGCGAGCACCCCGAAGTCCACCACCGTTTACGATCCGACCTGCGGTTCCGGATCGCTGCTGATCAAGGTCGCGGACGCGGCACCGAACGGATTATCGATCTACGGCCAGGAAAACGACAACGCCACCTGGGCGCTCGCACGGATGAACATGATCCTCCACGGCAACGAGACCCACGATCTGCGTCAGGGCAACACGCTTGCTGACCCGAAGTTCATCAACAGCGGCAGCCTGCAAACTTTTGACTATCTAGTCGCCAACCCGCCGTTCTCAGTTAAGACTTGGACCAATGGGTTCGACTCCTCTTACGGTCGCTTTGATGGTTTTGGCACCCCGCCGGACAAGAACGGCGACTACGCGTTCTTACTACACATGATCAAATCGTTGCGGCCGCGAGGCAAGGGCGTCGTCGTGCTCCCACACGGAGTGCTGTTCCGTGGCAACTCCGAAGCGCGGATCCGCACCGAGCTAATCAAGCGTGGCTACATCAAGGCGATCATCGGGCTGCCTACGAACCTCTTCTACGGTACTGGCATCCCTGCCTGCTTGATCGTCATCGACAAGCAGGACGCCCAAGCGCGCACCGGCATCTTCATGATCGACGCCAGCAAGGGTTTCGCCAAGGATGGTCCCAAGAACCGCCTGCGTCCGCGGGACATGCACAAGATCGTCGATGCCTTCACCGGCAGCAAAGAGATCGCGCGCTACTCCCGCATGGTGCCGATCAGTGAAATCACGGATCCGAAGAACAACTACAACCTCAACATCCCGCGTTACATTGACTCCTCCGCGCCCGAAGACATCCAAGACCTCTGTGCCCACATGCAGGGTGGCATCCCCAACAGTGACCTCGAAGCCCTCCAGCCATACTGGGACGCGTTCCCGAGCCTCCGTAGCGAACTTTTCGCACCGCTGCGCGACGGGTACTCGGAACTGAAAGTCCAGACTGGCGAGATCCGGTCGATTGTCACCGGCACCGGTGAGTATGAACGCTTTGTTCGCGACACTGCGAACACGGTGGACCAGTGGTTGACGAGCAAGCGAACCGTGCTCGAATCAATCGTGTCGAGCACCAAGCCTGCTGATCTGATCCATGACATCTCCGAGGTTCTCTTGGCAGTATTCCGATCGCGACCGCTGATCGACGAGTATGGCGTCTACGAGCAAGTTATGAGCTACTGGAACCAAGTAATGCACGACGATGTGTCGCTGATCGTCAGCGAGGGCTGGTCTAAGGCCGCGCAACCGCGCATCGCACGCGCCTGGAAGGACAAGAACAACAAACCCAAGTATGAAGACGCCCAGATCGTCTTCGGCACTGGTGCCAAGGCCCAACGCTGGGTGATGGACCTTCTGCCGCCCGAGTACGTGATCGCCCGGTACTTCTCGGCAGAGCAATCCGAACTTGATCGGCTCACTGAAGCGCGTGACGCTTCCACTCTTAAGATTGCCGAATATGTCGAAGAGCACGCCGTCGAGGGTGGGCTGCTGTTCGACGCCGCGGACGACGAAGGTAACCTCAATAACGCTGCTGCGAAGGCCGCGTTGAAGGACCTCAAAATCACCAAGGGTGATCCCGACGAGATCGTTGCGCTAACCAAAGTGATTGCCTTATACACGGCAGAGACAAAGGCCAAGGGTTCAGTCAAGGACGCGACCATCGCGCTCAACGAGATAGCCATCAAAAAGTACAAGACCCTGACCGAGGAAGAGGTGCGGAATCTCATTATTGACGATAAGTGGGGAGCAACGCTCCAGCAACAGGTCAATGGTGAGGTGATCGCTCTTGGACAGACTCTGGTTACGCGGCTGCGCGTTCTTGGGACTCGCTACGAGCAAACTCTCCCGGAATTTGAATCCCGCATTGAATTGCTCTCCGCAAGGGTTACTGCCCATTTGGCCCTGATGGGTGTCCAGCGATGA
- a CDS encoding IS110 family transposase encodes MPGVAVRTSAIIIASDLRQDFHQRRGTGFLAGLAPTTRQSGTSSKSERVSHSGNKRLKRALFLSAFASIWFDPTSRAYYDRNRAQGKRHNQALIALAHRRLTVLFAMIGTGHSKTFQS; translated from the coding sequence ATGCCCGGGGTCGCCGTCAGGACCTCCGCGATCATCATCGCTTCAGATCTCCGGCAAGACTTTCACCAGCGCCGCGGCACTGGCTTCCTAGCCGGCCTGGCACCAACCACCCGCCAGTCAGGCACCTCGAGCAAATCCGAACGCGTCAGCCATTCAGGCAACAAACGGCTAAAGCGAGCGCTCTTCCTCTCTGCCTTCGCCTCGATCTGGTTTGATCCGACCAGCCGGGCCTACTATGACCGGAACCGGGCGCAGGGAAAACGACACAACCAAGCGCTAATCGCCTTGGCCCACCGACGGCTCACCGTCCTGTTCGCCATGATAGGGACGGGTCACTCTAAGACGTTCCAGAGCTGA
- a CDS encoding type I restriction endonuclease subunit R, whose amino-acid sequence MSTVGQKERETQDRVVKLFQDKLGYAYGGNLKDRDNRNVDETRLRANLLSRGYDEVVVTRTVQQLHTAAALGAGSSLYDQNRKVYELLRYGAKVKTDDGETTQAVHLIDWANPKNNDFVVAEEVAVKGEHTKRPDLVLYVNGIALGVIELKRSTVSVASGIRQNIGNQRQDFVRSFFTTVQLLFAGNDVDGLHYGVIETPEKYWLRWKEDGEHADLDLALTQMCSKERFLEIIHDFIVYDAGVKKSPRHNQYFGVQAAQDRIAKREGGIIWHTQGSGKSLTMVWLAKWILETQHDARVLVITDRTELDGQIEDGFSGVGEKIVRTQSGADMLAMLNTSNPPLMCSLVHKFRGTNDGARDKDAEDFANELKTQIPAGYTAKGNIFVFVDEAHRTQGGKMHGIMKDLLPGAMFIGFTGTPLLKGDKKTSIETFGSFIHTYKFDEAVRDGVVLDLKYEARKVEQELQGNSAVDKWFDAKTRNLTDLSKARLKKKWGTMQKVFSSAPRSAQIVQDILMDMETQPRLLSGRGNAMLVSDSVYQACTFYEAFVKSGFKGKVAIVTSYKPNPTAISKEDAGEGDTEEIRKYEIYLQMLADHFGEHPDKAIGRVEEFETDVKKKFIKEPGQMRLLIVVDKLLTGFDAPSATYLYIDKSMRDHGLFQAICRVNRLDGDDKTYGYIVDYRDLFKSLDKTVTDYTSDAFGEYEADDVDGLISDRNEQDRKDLVEALDAVRALCEPVAPPKGTLEYQHYFVASTPGNAGQIKGNEPKRVLLYKSVATLVRAFGAVASDEEAVGYTTDEIAAIKVEVAHYAAVRSEVEAGAGENIDMKQYEAGMRQLLDTYINAKPVEQVADLEKTLVDLIVERGQDAEDTLPPGIRGSSAATAETIINNVRKTIVDEHAMNPRYYDHMSELLDALIEKQKEDAEEYAEYLRKLIELTKKVGTREAVDGTAYPEWACTPGRRAIVDFVWRPINLVVDFEALHHRIQSSKEHGWAGAGAGRMKERALARELRKELPGIDEDSLEEFIELLKNNDEYR is encoded by the coding sequence ATGAGTACGGTCGGCCAGAAGGAACGCGAGACGCAGGACCGGGTGGTTAAGCTCTTTCAGGACAAGCTGGGCTACGCCTACGGCGGGAACCTGAAGGATCGGGACAACCGTAACGTCGACGAAACGAGGCTCCGAGCCAATCTCCTCAGTCGAGGCTACGACGAAGTGGTAGTCACCCGCACAGTGCAGCAGCTACACACTGCCGCAGCCCTCGGTGCAGGGTCTTCCTTATACGACCAGAATCGCAAGGTCTACGAGCTGCTTCGCTACGGCGCAAAGGTCAAGACCGACGACGGAGAGACCACCCAGGCAGTCCATCTTATTGACTGGGCGAACCCCAAGAACAACGACTTCGTCGTGGCCGAAGAGGTCGCGGTTAAGGGCGAGCACACAAAGCGGCCTGACCTAGTCCTCTACGTCAACGGGATCGCGCTGGGTGTGATCGAACTGAAACGCTCAACGGTGAGTGTCGCCAGCGGCATCCGTCAGAACATCGGCAACCAGCGCCAAGACTTTGTCCGTTCCTTCTTCACCACCGTCCAACTGCTGTTCGCCGGCAACGACGTGGACGGCCTGCACTATGGGGTGATCGAAACCCCCGAGAAGTACTGGCTTCGGTGGAAGGAAGACGGCGAGCACGCCGATCTGGACCTTGCACTTACCCAGATGTGCTCCAAGGAACGCTTTCTGGAGATCATCCACGACTTCATCGTTTACGACGCTGGCGTGAAAAAGTCCCCACGTCACAACCAATACTTCGGCGTCCAGGCCGCGCAGGATCGGATCGCCAAGCGCGAGGGCGGCATCATCTGGCACACCCAGGGCTCGGGTAAGAGCCTGACGATGGTGTGGTTGGCCAAGTGGATCCTGGAGACCCAGCATGATGCCCGCGTCCTGGTGATCACCGACCGCACCGAACTGGATGGGCAGATCGAGGACGGTTTCTCCGGGGTCGGCGAGAAGATCGTCCGCACTCAGTCGGGCGCGGACATGCTTGCGATGCTCAACACGTCCAACCCGCCGCTCATGTGCTCGTTAGTGCACAAGTTCCGCGGCACCAATGACGGGGCCCGGGACAAGGATGCCGAGGACTTCGCGAATGAACTCAAGACCCAGATCCCGGCTGGGTACACCGCCAAGGGCAACATCTTCGTATTCGTCGACGAAGCCCACCGCACGCAGGGCGGCAAGATGCACGGCATTATGAAGGACCTTCTGCCCGGGGCGATGTTCATCGGCTTCACCGGTACGCCGCTTCTCAAGGGTGACAAGAAGACCAGCATCGAAACTTTCGGGTCGTTCATCCACACGTACAAGTTCGACGAGGCCGTCCGCGACGGCGTTGTTCTCGACCTGAAATACGAGGCACGCAAGGTTGAGCAGGAGCTTCAGGGGAACTCCGCGGTCGATAAGTGGTTCGACGCCAAGACTCGTAATCTCACCGACCTGTCCAAAGCCCGGCTGAAGAAAAAGTGGGGCACCATGCAGAAGGTCTTCTCCTCTGCACCCCGCTCGGCGCAGATCGTCCAGGACATACTCATGGACATGGAGACCCAGCCACGGTTGCTCAGCGGTCGGGGCAATGCCATGTTGGTGAGCGATTCGGTCTACCAGGCCTGCACCTTCTACGAGGCGTTCGTGAAGAGCGGCTTCAAGGGCAAGGTCGCGATCGTCACCAGCTACAAGCCCAACCCGACCGCGATCTCAAAGGAAGACGCGGGCGAGGGTGACACCGAAGAGATCCGCAAGTACGAGATCTATTTGCAGATGCTTGCCGACCACTTTGGCGAGCACCCTGACAAAGCCATTGGCCGCGTTGAAGAGTTCGAGACCGACGTCAAGAAGAAGTTCATCAAAGAGCCCGGCCAGATGCGGCTGCTCATCGTAGTCGACAAACTCCTGACCGGCTTTGACGCGCCGAGTGCGACGTACCTGTACATCGACAAGTCGATGCGTGACCACGGCCTTTTCCAAGCAATCTGCCGCGTCAATCGTCTCGACGGCGACGACAAGACCTACGGGTACATCGTGGACTACCGTGACCTGTTCAAGTCACTGGACAAGACCGTAACCGACTACACCTCCGATGCCTTTGGAGAATATGAGGCCGATGATGTCGACGGACTGATCAGTGATCGCAACGAGCAGGACCGCAAGGATCTCGTGGAGGCTCTCGACGCCGTCCGTGCTTTGTGCGAGCCAGTCGCACCACCCAAGGGAACGCTCGAATACCAGCACTACTTCGTGGCCTCCACACCGGGCAATGCCGGCCAGATCAAGGGCAACGAACCCAAGCGCGTCCTGCTCTACAAGTCCGTTGCCACCCTCGTACGTGCCTTCGGAGCCGTCGCCAGCGACGAGGAAGCCGTCGGCTACACAACTGATGAGATCGCGGCAATTAAGGTCGAGGTCGCCCACTACGCCGCCGTTAGGAGTGAGGTCGAGGCCGGAGCTGGCGAGAACATCGACATGAAACAGTACGAGGCCGGGATGCGCCAACTGCTCGACACTTACATCAACGCCAAGCCCGTCGAACAAGTCGCCGACTTGGAGAAGACCTTAGTCGATCTGATCGTCGAGCGCGGGCAGGACGCGGAGGACACGCTGCCACCCGGCATTAGGGGAAGTAGCGCGGCCACTGCAGAGACGATCATCAATAACGTCCGCAAGACCATAGTGGACGAGCACGCGATGAATCCTCGCTACTACGACCATATGTCCGAACTTCTCGACGCTCTCATCGAGAAGCAGAAGGAAGACGCCGAGGAATATGCGGAATACCTCCGCAAACTCATCGAGCTGACGAAGAAGGTTGGCACTCGAGAAGCCGTAGACGGCACGGCCTACCCGGAATGGGCGTGCACGCCTGGGCGTCGGGCGATCGTGGACTTCGTGTGGCGACCGATCAACTTGGTCGTCGACTTCGAGGCGTTGCATCACCGGATCCAATCGAGCAAGGAACACGGATGGGCCGGCGCAGGTGCCGGCAGGATGAAGGAACGGGCACTCGCCCGTGAGCTACGCAAGGAACTCCCAGGGATCGACGAGGACAGCCTGGAGGAGTTCATCGAACTTTTGAAGAACAACGATGAGTACCGCTAG
- a CDS encoding restriction endonuclease subunit S codes for MSQRMVSVRALSELITKGTTPTSIGRNFTANGVRFLKVETFEEDGTYVVGKEAFIDEETHRQLSRSQLADGDVLFSIAGALGRSTVVEPDWLPANTNQALAIIRPSRKRGLVRPLYLLWALRSPTVGKRINEINVQAAQANLSLQQVGEFEIPIPNLAEQEAIAAALDDVDALVKSLKRIVAKKLDVKQGMMQELLTGRTRLPGFTGDWRNVTLGDHVAYVRSVALSREQLDQGSPLRYLHYGDIHTRKSVRLDATSEFMPRAASHLASGAGRLIPGDLVFADASEDPDGVGKSVEISDVPPEGVVPGLHTIAARFDKSVLADGFKAYIQFIPAFRAALLRLAAGTKVLATTRSYISSLKLPLPGADEQHAIAQVLEDADAEIEALERRLESARAVKVGMMQELLTGRTRLPTKEEV; via the coding sequence ATGAGCCAGAGGATGGTGTCCGTCCGTGCTTTGAGTGAGCTCATCACGAAGGGTACAACTCCAACGAGTATCGGCCGAAATTTTACAGCAAATGGTGTGCGATTCCTGAAAGTTGAAACTTTCGAAGAGGATGGTACGTACGTAGTCGGCAAGGAAGCGTTTATTGACGAAGAGACTCACCGACAGCTTTCCCGTTCGCAGCTCGCTGATGGCGACGTGTTGTTCTCGATCGCCGGAGCACTTGGGCGCTCAACCGTAGTCGAGCCGGATTGGTTGCCGGCGAATACGAACCAAGCCCTCGCCATCATCCGACCTTCCAGGAAACGCGGATTGGTTCGGCCTCTGTACTTACTTTGGGCGTTACGTTCGCCGACCGTAGGCAAGAGAATCAATGAGATCAATGTTCAGGCTGCTCAGGCTAACCTGTCGCTGCAACAGGTCGGTGAGTTTGAGATCCCGATCCCGAACTTGGCGGAGCAAGAAGCTATTGCCGCGGCGCTCGACGATGTGGATGCGCTGGTGAAGTCTCTCAAGCGGATTGTTGCGAAGAAGCTTGACGTCAAGCAGGGCATGATGCAGGAACTCCTCACTGGCCGCACCCGGCTCCCCGGTTTCACCGGCGATTGGCGTAATGTCACTCTAGGTGACCATGTGGCATATGTTCGTTCCGTTGCACTGTCACGAGAACAGCTGGACCAAGGGTCGCCACTTCGCTATCTCCACTACGGCGACATCCATACCCGGAAATCGGTCCGCCTTGATGCGACGAGCGAGTTCATGCCGAGGGCTGCATCACACCTTGCATCGGGCGCTGGGCGTTTGATCCCCGGGGACTTGGTTTTCGCAGATGCATCTGAGGATCCCGACGGCGTAGGCAAGTCAGTGGAAATCTCGGACGTGCCGCCCGAGGGGGTCGTCCCGGGGCTCCATACGATTGCTGCACGGTTCGACAAGTCGGTGCTAGCAGACGGCTTTAAGGCATATATTCAGTTTATTCCTGCTTTTCGTGCAGCCTTGCTCCGGTTGGCTGCCGGTACTAAAGTCCTTGCGACGACTCGGAGTTATATCTCAAGTCTTAAACTGCCGTTGCCCGGGGCCGACGAGCAGCATGCGATCGCCCAGGTCCTGGAGGACGCAGATGCTGAAATCGAAGCTTTGGAGCGTCGTCTGGAGTCTGCGCGTGCTGTAAAGGTCGGAATGATGCAGGAGCTGCTGACGGGACGCACTCGTCTCCCTACGAAAGAGGAAGTATGA
- a CDS encoding M48 family metallopeptidase, with product MSTASGYLTVAGLGVDVVYKDIKNMHISVYPPVGRVRVAAPHRTTEDAIRLAVVQRLSWIKRQQAQFQNADRQTERKMVSGETHFVWGQRYLLDVSKSSGAFAVETKGNTLWVVTPSGTDAAGRFGALDRWYRRELKAAVPVLLEKWQSILGVEADKFVVRRMKTKWGTCVTTSRTIWLNPELSKKEPRCLEYIVVHELAHLRERGHGELFVALMDQVLPDWRARRDELNEAPLGHEEW from the coding sequence ATGAGTACCGCTAGCGGCTACCTGACGGTCGCGGGGCTTGGCGTTGACGTCGTCTACAAGGACATCAAGAACATGCACATCTCCGTGTACCCGCCGGTGGGCCGCGTGCGGGTCGCTGCGCCACACCGGACGACCGAGGACGCGATCCGGCTCGCGGTCGTGCAGCGCCTCTCTTGGATCAAGCGTCAGCAGGCTCAGTTTCAGAACGCTGATAGGCAGACAGAACGCAAGATGGTCTCAGGGGAGACCCACTTCGTGTGGGGGCAGCGGTATCTCCTCGACGTCTCCAAGTCGAGCGGTGCGTTCGCTGTCGAGACCAAGGGCAATACGCTCTGGGTGGTCACCCCATCTGGAACCGACGCCGCCGGGCGGTTCGGGGCCCTCGATCGTTGGTATCGGCGCGAGCTGAAGGCCGCTGTGCCTGTGCTGCTGGAGAAGTGGCAGTCGATCCTTGGAGTCGAGGCGGACAAGTTTGTCGTACGCAGGATGAAGACCAAATGGGGCACCTGCGTCACCACTTCACGGACAATCTGGCTCAACCCAGAATTGTCGAAGAAGGAACCGAGGTGCCTAGAGTACATCGTCGTCCATGAACTCGCACACCTGCGCGAACGAGGGCACGGTGAGTTGTTCGTGGCCTTGATGGACCAGGTCCTTCCCGACTGGCGAGCACGTCGAGACGAGCTGAACGAAGCCCCGCTCGGGCACGAGGAGTGGTGA